In the genome of Anaerolineales bacterium, the window CTGCAGCAGAGCATGCACGCGATACGCCGACACGAGCAACCCATGAGCGCGGCACTGATCGAGCGCTTGCAGTCGATTCCCGGCGTCCGGATCCATGGCATCACCGACCCGGCGCAGATGCACAGGCGTGTACCCACGGTTTCGTTCACGGTCCCCGGCACACACCCGCGCGCCATTGCCTCGGCGCTAGGAGCGGGAGGGATCCAGGTCTGGGACGGCAACTACTATGCCCTGGCCGTCACCGACCGCTTGGGACTGGAGAGCCAGGGCGGGATGGTGCGGGTTGGCCTAGTGCACTACAACACCGAGGACGAGATCCAGCGGCTGGTCGACGCGCTGCGGCCGATCATCGCCCGCAGCTGATCCGCTCGAGCCCCGGCAACGAGGAGACGAAGAATGCCGACCCGTCAATCGCGGGATTCTGAGGGCAGGACGGTATTGATCATCGACGCCGGCGTGGCCGGGCTCGCAGCAAGAGAAAGCCCGCATGCTGCATGCCATGGAGCACAATCAGGTGGCGGACAGCCTGAATGACCTTCTCGATGGGCGCCATCGCAGCATCCGCCAGCAGGTGGAGAATCTCGCCATTGTCGCGCCCCTGGGCTCCGAGCATTGCCCCGGCAGTTGGCGGGGCAATGTCTCTGCCGGTTGTTGAGCGAGGAAACCATGCACCCGGTGATGGGGATTCCCAAGCCGCGTCGCGCTCTGAGCAGGTTGTTCGTAGCCGGCTAGTGGGCAGAACCGGGCGCGATGGCGCCCATGGCGCCCGCTTGTGGGCGCAACGCTGACCCAGGTGATCTGCGCCCAGGGCTGCAGACCGTTCGTCGCTTACCCTCACTAGTGGCAACTCTCTGCCCTCCGCGCCTCTCAAAGCTGTTTGCGCTCCAACCGGTCCAGGGTTTGAGCAAGAAACGGATCCCCCGCCGAGGGCCAGTTGCCGCCTTCAGATGTTCCACGCCCGGCATGATTACGCGCGTCGTCCCGTCGCCGGCCAGACTCACCGAGTGCAGCACTTCGTTCAGGAGGAGGGGCTGATGCTGCTCTGAGGGGAGGAAACAGGCTAGCGCAACCGGGATCGCCGGTTCAACTCTGCGTACCCCAGGGTCATCACCCGACGATGCAGCTCATGAAGCACCACCCAGGGGAGAGTCCTCACATACCGCTTCACAACTTCTCTCTCTTCTGTGATGTACTCTTCCAAGTGGCCTCGCGAACTCGTCTTTGAAGAAGAGTGAACCCTGAAAACCGCAAGCACGTCCCTGACGATGAGTGGCCGATGCCTCTGCCAGAGCCTCAGCCAGTATTCATAGTCCATGACGTACTCTAGATTCTCGTCGAGCAATCCCACTTCGTCCATGGTGTCCCTTCGCCAGAAGGTCGCTGGCTGAGAAATGTAGTTCGTCACACTCAGCAGGCGATAACTCCCGGCCAAGAGAAGGATGTCCTTGTACAGTCGGACGGCTCGTCGGCGGTCTATCCCCGCCTCATCAACTATCCTGCACCTGCCTGTCAACCACGCCACGTCAGGATGGTTGTTGAAGGCTTCCACTACCCTCGCAATCGCACCACGGCACAGTAGATCATCCGCGTTCAGGTAGCCGAACAGCTCTCCTCGTGCAAGGCGCAGGCCCTTGTTGACAGCATTTGCCTGTCCTGTGTCAGGCTCACTTATCCAGACGATTCTCGCCGCAAACTCCTCCAGGATATTGATGGTCTCGTCAGTCGACCCCCCATCGATCACAATGCACTCTACATGAGGATAGCCCTGCATCAAGACCGACTGGACCGCTTGCCGAATGAACGCCCCCTGATTGAGCGATGGGGTGATAATGCTCACTACAGGTGAGCCCGCGCAGTGAGTTCCCGATTTCAAGACTGCACCTCTTGGGTTCGGGCCAGGCCTCCTGGATTGACCAGGGGAGCATCCTGCATGCTGTAGGGACACTCAGTCACTTCGTGAGAAACGATAAGGATACCCGTCTTGCGGCCCATCCTGCCATCCAATGCGATAGGCATGCCCATAATGACAACTCGCCCCACTCGGTATACAATTCCATTGAGATGGATCGCCAGGTCACACCGTTCGTTGTTGTACCCGCCTACAACGAGGCCCATATCCTCCATCGCACGCTCAGCAGCCTGGTAACTGCAGGCTACCTGGTAGTTGCGGTCGACGACGGCTCGACGGACGGCACTTCAAGCGTGGCCCTAACCATTCCCGTCCATGTGCTTCGGCACGTCACAAATCTAGGCCAGGGTGCCGCTCTCCAGACAGGGATAGCCTACGCGCTGTCCTTCCCGGAGTGCACTCATATTGTGACCTTTGACGCTGACGGGCAACACCGGGTTGAGGACATCGCCGCCCTAATATCCGCCATGCAAGAATCTGGAGCGGACGTCGCTATCGGCTCGCGATTCAAAGATGGCACCCGCGCTCCTGGGATTCCGTTCACCCGCATCATAGTCCTCAGACTTGCGGCGTTCTTCACCCGACTCACAACGGGGCTAAGCGTGACCGACGCCCACAACGGCCTGCGCGCGTTTACCAGGTTCGCTGCAGGAAGAGTCCGCATTCGTCAGGCCGGTATGGCCCACGCATCCGAGATCATTGGGCAGATACGGCGGGCTGGTCTGACTTACATCGAGGTTCCAGTGACCATTGACTATACCGCGTACTCGCGCTCGAAAGGGCAGAGGCTTTGGAACGGCTTAGGTATCCTTTGGGAAACACTTGTCGGAGGCCTCGCAGGCGATGCAGACTAGCCAGATCCTTATAGCCCTCGGGCTTGTTATTGTTCTCGTCTATGTCTTCGCTGCCAAGAACGCTCTCTCTCAGCGCTGGGCCAT includes:
- a CDS encoding aminotransferase class V-fold PLP-dependent enzyme — protein: LQQSMHAIRRHEQPMSAALIERLQSIPGVRIHGITDPAQMHRRVPTVSFTVPGTHPRAIASALGAGGIQVWDGNYYALAVTDRLGLESQGGMVRVGLVHYNTEDEIQRLVDALRPIIARS
- a CDS encoding glycosyltransferase; translation: MSIITPSLNQGAFIRQAVQSVLMQGYPHVECIVIDGGSTDETINILEEFAARIVWISEPDTGQANAVNKGLRLARGELFGYLNADDLLCRGAIARVVEAFNNHPDVAWLTGRCRIVDEAGIDRRRAVRLYKDILLLAGSYRLLSVTNYISQPATFWRRDTMDEVGLLDENLEYVMDYEYWLRLWQRHRPLIVRDVLAVFRVHSSSKTSSRGHLEEYITEEREVVKRYVRTLPWVVLHELHRRVMTLGYAELNRRSRLR
- a CDS encoding glycosyltransferase family 2 protein, encoding MDRQVTPFVVVPAYNEAHILHRTLSSLVTAGYLVVAVDDGSTDGTSSVALTIPVHVLRHVTNLGQGAALQTGIAYALSFPECTHIVTFDADGQHRVEDIAALISAMQESGADVAIGSRFKDGTRAPGIPFTRIIVLRLAAFFTRLTTGLSVTDAHNGLRAFTRFAAGRVRIRQAGMAHASEIIGQIRRAGLTYIEVPVTIDYTAYSRSKGQRLWNGLGILWETLVGGLAGDAD